The sequence TAGTCTATCGGCGAGAGAGACACTCtcctcttcatcttcatcctcCTGATGGGATCTTTTCTCCTCCTCCCCAAGAGGAGACCCAGACACCTTCTCCTCCCCAGGAAAAGATCCTTCACCCTCATTTTCCCTCCCTCGTCCTTAGAATCCTCATCTATTAGTTGCGGTGCAATAGCCGTCGCCTGTGGCAGACTCCTCCTCCGGCCACTAGTAAATCGGGAAAGACAGGGCTAGGCCTTGGACGGATCATAGCTCAGGAAGATTTCTTTGAGGAAACGCACAGACTCACTGGAAGAAGACATGGAGAAAGATGAATCTAGGAATAGTAAGAAAGGAAGGCAACACTTACTGGACATGAAAGTGGAATACCCTTTTgctccaagaaaaaaaattgtgagcGGAGAAAGTGAAGACAGGTTATACCTAGTCGAGATAATGGACGAGGGGGGTTAAGCCCATGACCCACTTGTAACTGCACGGGAGTGGGTGGTTACCAAGCGCGTGAACGGGTGGTTACCAAGTGCATGGGTGGGCGATTACTAAAACATCACCCTATCacacaacaaataattatggCCATCAAATCAAACTGACAAAAAGTTGGGTATGCTTTCCTGAGTTGCAGAGAACGACATAAATGAACAGGCGACAAAATATTAAAGGGGGACCCCCTTTCTTGCCGTTACAAGGGCTTCTACTTTAAGGAAATAGGGAGCACCCTTCCTCCTTAGAGTTGGGGGGGTGGGGGATTGCATGATGTGTGCGGCCTAAGAGCACTTGGCTCAAAAGAGGTAATGAAGCCTGAGTTGAGCCCATCAGCCTAAAGGGATGGTAGCCTACCAAAAGATCCCCAGATTCAGCCCAAGAGCGGGACCCAGTAAAACACTTTCCAAAcgggaaaaatgcaaacaatccccttgtgatatcacaaatgagcaaattatccccttatgaaaaaataaatagcgatttatccccctatattttttaaaatacaacaatttacccccctatgatttttaaaatgaagcaatttacctccctgtataaggaggtaaattgcttcattttaaaaagtataagagggcaaattgctatatttttttcattggggggtaatgtgctcatttttaatatcacagggggataaattgctattcaccccttTCCAAACTATAGGCCTACCTTCAAGGCCCAATTATAATAGCCCAGGAGAAAAGAGATGCCCCCAAGACTCATGATTCCAAAAATTAGAAGGACTCCCCCGCAGAATAGAAATCCTCACATGAAAGTAGTCCTCCCCCAAGCAAAGACTTACTATTGTGAATTGATCAGCTAAAGAGAAGACTAAACCATGCCTTATCCACACGTATCTTGCCCTATTTTTGGAGAATACAGGTAGTATGCAGAGTCCTAACGGAGGGGGACACCCCCTCTATATATAAGTGCAGTTCTCCAACGGTGACACCCTCCAAAATCGAAAAAGTTACTTTCTACTCTTGCTTTAGCTATCCACTTGCTTCTAACCATAATTTTCTCATGAATTTCTCACCTACATCTCAAATTTCTCATCacgatttatttttactattatttacttttaaatcCGAGACTAACTTGAGCATCAGAGTGCTGACGTATTGGTTTACAGGTTCCAATTTTCAAGATCTTTCGCATAATTCGTTCAAGTCTATTCTCAAAATCCAAACTTATTGAATCCGTGCTAAAATTCGACGCTTcacatatatttcaaaatgaggtgatttgtgtttaattagtaattactATAATGGTGGATATGTGAATGGTCGAGCTTTACTATTCAATAGTCACtggtttttgtaatatatattttacacttACCAAAAAACTTTTTGTTAAAGTTCAATTTACGCGAGATATTTAGTTACATTTTTCATCGggaaaatataactaaaatacGGACAGCCAATAAGatagaaaattttccaacTTTAATTGCACTTACAAAGTTCAATAGTCTAACCTTGTCCTCGAATAGCGCAAGGcattattttcaaatgattttaGGAACTAGGGAGTAAgtatggaatttttttttgccaatcaaattaaatcaatcataaaaaaagtataattaattggtcattttatttgaattataaatctATCACTCAacaaattgttgtatttattatacaatCATACataatcaaacaacaaaaaagaaacgaAAACGATTGGCTAACATTACACATGATCCAACCACACAAAACCAGCACATTTGCTCTAACGAATTTTAATCAGAATTCAACCTTGTAACATCATTATCTTCATCCATATGAAAGATCACGAGGTCATACTCGTAAACGCTACGGAAGTGTGTTTCATCCGTAGAGTAAGTCCTGGTAATAACATATCCACGTGCCATTCTGAAAGCGCCCGTACCTCCAACGATCGGCACTTCCCTTATCTCATCGTACAAGTTATTCCTCCCCAGAATGCTGAGCGTGCTCCCCTTATACTCCCCTTCCGTGAAAACGATGTTGAGGAGCATAGCCAGGGCCATCTCGTGTAAATCCGCAAGCCCAATAAGCCCCTGCATTCGACCCACTTCTTGGGAGTCGATTTCAGGACCAGTTGTTACCAAGTTGTCCAGCACGGACACAGTCCCAAATTCTGAGGGCAAAACGTCAGTGAGATTGCATTGGGCCACTCGCCAAACAGTTTTGTTTTCACCACCCACCAGGTCTTGGAGATAGAAACGAAGCCTGGTTAGCCTTTCCTTTCCCAGGCAGGAATTGAGCCGTTGCCGTTGAACTTCTGCGTTTGACCCAAGCACCAGCATGTTCATCAGCGCCGCTGCCAATGCCCCCAACATTAACGCTATGGTAAGCTTTCCCATTGGCAGTTCAGACAGTAGCGGGAGCAAGACCAGCAACTAGGGTTGATCACAGAGCAGCCGTCTTTCCCTCTCAAGCGGTCTGTATTGGAGAAAATAGCATTTGTGCGGAAGCTAATGCAACGGCTCACATATAGGTAAGCTTTCCCATCTGTGTGTGCTGTATTGGAGAAAATAGCATATGTGCAGAAGCTAATGCAGCGGCCCACATATATAGTGTAGAAAGAAGCAGTGATGGATGGACCACCCTAAGCCTGGATGGACGGACGAGAACCACAGAATCATCGATTTGGGACGTGAGAATTGGATAAACACTGAAGAGCTCTTACAAAACTTGCTTCACGTTTAAAGTTAGGGTTGAAATTCTATTGTAACTTTATGTCAACTTTATTTTGTAtctcatattatatttaagggataattaagCCAGGTTACATGAaagttttttgtaatttgaaaaataatcaaacacTCATCAagtttgcttttgtctaacaaataagttttccgtttggttaaaattcattgaatttattgatattaacaaaaaaattgaatagaaaTTGTTATTTACTCTCAATTGactaattattgatttattataggtcaaacaattttttcaaactaaactacccttataacggtgaagatatatttTCTCACATGAATTAATGTGTGAGatatatgaggataatttggttataaaaaaatttatttgacaatctgggttaattacaatttatttccatattttttgttaatatcaacatattcaatgaattttgactagtgAATGAATTTACTTGTTAGACGGAGGCAGACCTCAAGAGTGTTAAGATTTTAAAGATTTCACCATTACTCAAGATTTTATTTGACTAGATGCAGATTAAACTATGATATTTTAAAGATATTAAAACTGATCACTTCTCTGTTCGGAATAAGTTGAAGAAGGtgaaatgtttaaaaataaataaaaaatgccactaataaatgtgattttttagAGCGATAGTGATGAATCATACATTAGTGTAAGTGACAGTAACGTTCAGAGTTTGGACCTTTTCGGGGGTCCTTGACACTGACGGATACCAAATTGTTATTACTGTCAAACAGAGCTCCAACGATTAGTCATAATTAATGCATGCATATCATCaaatcaagattttaatttaaattgaatttcatcgaatttaaattgattatataataaatataatatatttattatttaattaatataaaattaaaaaaataagttaattataaaataaatataattatcaataattaattaatacagcAATTGGATCCATACCTAATGGAGCCATGCATGTGGACGAGCAAGAACCCCAAAACCAAATTGCCAAGTGATCAGAATTGAAGTACCCAacaattcttaaaataaatgtataatattctagaattaaatatactttgcaccctgaattatatataaagtacaTTTTATActcctaaattataaaaggtAATAAAATGACCCCTCACgatatatactatttttttataagaaaaatgcCCTTATTATGCactcctaaaatatttttattacaatcattctcctaaatataatttgaattgttacaacttttttttatttaaaataaattctaaccaaaatttataatttttatactgaGTATAAAAATCTGTATAAACtccataaatttatgattcttatattttttacacaactagtaaataatttacattatttttgcctatgttgttatatatgttgaattttttaaaaaataaattatcaatacaaatttaaaatattacatcgaaCACATATGTactgtaaaatataaatctatgatataatttgatgtgcataaaaataaattggtcCAGAAAGGccaaaataatccaaaaaaagaaagaaatgagaggCCCGTGACATCCTAGGAGGCCCAAATCATGAGAGATCCTAAAAACATTCGATAAATCAGCCTTGGCAAACGCCCCCTAGAAAGTAGACAAGCGCCTTTAGCAGGTGCCCCGTAGAAAATAGACAAGCGGGTAGCCTTGATAGGTGCCCCAGAGACTAAATAGGCGGGCGACCTTGGTAGGTGCCCCCTAGAAACTAGATAGGCTCGCCACCTTGGCATGTGCCgctaaaaaaacaaattggcAAAAGGAAGGAGGCATGTTTCCTCAAGATCAGCCTAAGAGGGAGGCTCGTGGGCTCGACCTAAGGAAGAGCCCCCCACCTCAAAATCTATTCAAGGATGAAACCTACAAGCTTGGCCCAAGAATGAGGCATAGTACAAAGGCCTATTGCATCTTTTCAAGACCAGCCCAAAGGGAAGAAGATGCCCTCAAGGGGTTGAACTCTTCAGTCTAAGAGGACTCCCCACCAAGTAGGAGTCTGTACGAAGAAGAAGTCCCCCTTCATCAAAAGACTTGCTGCTTAATAAACGGATAAGGTGCAACAATATCCCTCCTGAATCCCGCCTTCCTCACTGGGCATGCGCATCCCCTCACCAAAACTTCTGTTACAGAGGGACTCCTCCTCCATAGATATGGGGGGTACCCCTCAACAGACAGTCCCTTCCACACTCGAGAACTCCTCTTGTTGCTACTCTATTTGTGCTCTTACATATGAATTAtcacttttatcataatttctgattataatttatttacattcaTCTATTCTTAAAGCCGgaactaacttaagcatcggagtgctaacgttttgttttgcaggttctCTTTGTCAAGAGCTTTTACTCAATTAACCCAAATCcaatatcaaaattcaagaacttTACATCCGTGCTAAAATCGTacacattaatatataatattctatattttttaagtaatatgatatatttttattatgtgaacatgcaactaaataaaaatttataagttatataactTTGGGTATGAAAAGTGAAACTAAcccacataatttatttattttgtaaaatatatttacatatattcagcttataatactttttgtgtttcataatttataaaaaaaatataattataaatatcactttaaaataaaatattagtaaaactttaaatcattaaaaataatttggtgagatattttaataaaacatattttaggaagtagaataaaaaagtacAGGGATAAGTAAAAAGGGCAATGCCCAAGTTATTTTATCAGGAGTGTTTATGTTACTTTTCATGCTTCAAAGATTTAAATGagacaaaatgcataatttaagggtgcaaaatatatttaaccctaatattctattagaaaatttatattacatcTTTATGGtatgtgtaaaaatatataaacataagtgtttaaaattttcgtcatatgtaaatttaaaaaataatatatgtaacgCATAAATGTTAAATGtaaatgcaatataaatttcaatttaatttttatatatatcacctTAGAGTATGTCTGATTGTgacgaaaaataaatatattagagaaaaaaaaatagaataatataaaaaaatgggttTAGTTCAGAAGGATTAAGATGTATTCCAAACTCGTTCgatattcaattttgtttcattttgaaattaagtAGAAAAGTGGGAGtataaagatgaaaaaattatttacaagctaagcccttaaaaaaaaaaaaaaacaaatctcttttttatttggaatttaAATGAtagattttcttaaatattttttagggcTTTTCATAACCTTATATATGTAAGTAATTTAGTCATTTTCTCACTTATAAATGTTGGTACATGACACCacaatactaattattttgttatattgataatatttttaaattaatttttttatctttttaaatatcatatatatatagttatttatactatatttaacatataaaatataatttattatatatagatattattactattatataatatattatcattattattattgttattgttttttttacttttaaaaaaaaatcattacatcCTACTTAATTTCTTGCCCTCAAATGTTATAATGAGCTCCTGTTTACTCCAACCCAAGCCttaatatattctaatttctatctatagtttattttaaatatcttaataattatcaataattagtATCTTAATTATGTACAAAATTCGATGGACGTTACAACTATAGACGATTGGAAACTATCTTTGCTAGACGAATCTCTTGAGGACAATAGTTTAATTTCCTtagaaaatttagttttattagaaatttatcttttctagTTTTAATAGAATTAGGTAATTAGtagtatataaatatggaTGTAGTTCATCATACGGACATCTTCGAATTTTGGATCCTGGCATCTTTCATTATGtacattttttatagaattctctcttctcttttatgtGTTCTCTCATTAGCATGTTAGACTagcttttttaatttcagttaaaGATTCGGTAATGTTAATTCCAATGAGTTGTGAGATTTCACTTATACATTATACTTTCATTCATACTGATATTTGTGTTATTCTCTATGcttttattactgatttatgaataatagggcttttattgttcaatttctgcaatttctgcAATTGTTGTTCTTGTGTAATTGTTGTTCTTTTGCTCAATATGTAAATGCCTGCATGTCTCTTATACTTTgcaagtaattattttataaatatgaaaggCTACAGAGTTTTGtggaaatataaaatagatgtAGATATGCACATGTGGGATTTGCACATTAGACCATTGGAGCAATCTGTCAATTATATAAAGCATCACAGTTGAGTATCTGTTCACACTTCACAACTTTACTGCAGAGAACAACATTATGTTCTCTTGATATACTTGAAAATACAACCTAGTTTCTTGAAATGACTGCCATTCTGCATTTTAAGAAACTAGAAGCAAGTAGTAGCCTATATTTCATTTGATCACCAAACCACAGAATTTGTTGGCATGTAAACGGGATTACTGCACAATGAGAAGGACAAATAAACACAATGGAGAAGCAACATATTGATAACACAAAGATCCTGAGTTTCAACTGCCCCCAGGAAACAAAAGTTTTTTCAACTACAATTTCTGTCTCAAAACTACAGTTTAttcaaatgaatatttttttgtctaagCAGCAAGTAGCAAATCTGTAGCAAACATCTCATGAATAGAGAGCATTAGACAGACTCGAGTCACAGATAAGATGATCGTAGTATCTTCTACTTGGTTGAAGGTGCTGTCTCTTGCTTCCTCTGGTCTGCCTTAGGTAACCAATCCTGCATGTTTGGAGTATGAACCAGATATCAGACCATGTAAATGTGCATAAGAAGTGTTCAACAACTCCACAAAATTATGGTGGAGCATCATCGTAATACATGCTTCATTTATAAAAAGGTCACCTACTCCAGTTCATTACAAAAGAGAGAGCTCTCAACTAAATAATCATTGTTGTAACTTGTATcctttatatatagttcaaacTCTCTTCTCTCGTTAACTTTTATGGGGTGCATTCTTCACATTAGACATGCATATCTGAAAGATTTGAAACATTTCTTATGTCATTAAGCCTACATTGTACAGTTTGTAccttattattgttaattgacatatatttttcaaacttatttatcTTCCAACTATTATCTCTGTGCAAAAGATCCTTTCTAAAAATAGTATCAGTATTATAATTCAGAAACTAAAGTTTTATGTATCTTATATcaacaatttcaaatattgaattatgatGCTTTCAAATAGAGATAATCACGAAGGATTGCTTGTGATATAAATCACTTGCTTGTGATATGTGTTtctttataagaaatttttcaaaacaaatctCAAACACATTTCACTGCTTTAAGAAAAAACTACATCTCATCAACTACGGTATCATACCCAATAACTTTTACATATCAGGCAAACTATTATCAGTACACTTTCTATCTCACGTCCCAACCCACATGCAAAATAATTCCAATCTCATCTGCACTTATCCCATCTCATTTTTTCACACTCGGATGAAATGAGACGAGATGAGACAAGCATCTATTTtaaaactgtaattttaaaattagttttaCATGTTGATATGTCCCTCTGGAATTTTGTGGAAATGGGAAATCTATTTTAAAGAGAGTAATTTTTGCATGATTAGATAGGATCATTTGGATCAACTCTGAATTGAGCTTGGTGGGTAAAACTCCATTTCTGTATAATCTTGTCTGCTATTCGAATGATATCTCATACAAACTTTTGTTTCAAAGTCATTTGAGGGAATTTTGAACACAGTGAATGATTTTGTTACATTTAGTGGGAGAATGATTTTAGTGAACTATTNNNNNNNNNNNNNNNNNNNNNNNNNNNNNNNNNNNNNNNNNNNNNNNNNNNNNNNNNNNNNNNNNNNNNNNNNNNNNNNNNNNNNNNNNNNNNNNNNNNNNNNNNNNNNNNNNNNNNNNNNNNNNNNNNNNNNNNNNNNNNNNNNNNNNNNNNNNNNNNNNNNNNNNNNNNNNNNNNNNNNNNNNNNNNNNNNNNNNNNNNNNNNNNNNNNNNNNNNNNNNNNNNNNNNNNNNNNNNNNNNNNNNNNNNNNNNNNNNNNNNNNNNNNNNNNNNNNNNNNNNNNNNNNNNNNNNNNNNNNNNNNNNNNNNNNNNNNNNNNNNNNNNNNNNNNNNNNNNNNNNNNNNNNNNNNNNNNNNNNNNNNNNNNNNNNNNNNNNNNNNNNNNNNNNNNNNNNNNNNNNNNNNNNNNNNNNNNNNNNNNNNNNNNNNNNNNNNNNNNNNNNNNNNNNNNNNNNNNNNNNNNNNNNNNNNNNNNNNNNNNNNNNNNNNNNNNNNNNNNNNNNNNNNNNNNNNNNNNNNNNNNNNNNNNNNNNNNNNNNNNNNNNNNNNNNNNNNNNNNNNNNNNNNNNNNNNNNNNNNNNNNNNNNNNNNNNNNNNNNNNNNNNNNNNNNNNNNNNNNNNNNNNNNNNNNNNNNNNNNNNNNNNNNNNNNNNNNNNNNNNNNNNNNNNNNNNNNNNNNNNNNNNNNNNNNNNNNNNNNNNNNNNNNNNNNNNNNNNNNNNNNNNNNNNNNNNNNNNNNNNNNNNNNNNNNNNNNNNNNNNNNNNNNNNNNNNNNNNNNNNNNNNNNNNNNNNNNNNNNNNNNNNNNNNNNNNNNNNNNNNNNNNNNNNNNNNNNNNNNNNNNNNNNNNNNNNNNNNNNNNNNNNNNNNNNNNNNNNNNNNNNNNNNNNNNNNNNNNNNNNNNNNNNNNNNNNNNNNNNNNNNNNNNNNNNNNNNNNNNNNATGCACGAAATGTGCGCCTTGGGTTATGCACAGATGGTTTCAGTCCATTTGGGAATTCTAGTACTCCTTACAGTTGTTGGCCTGTTATTATTGCTGTATATAATCTTCCCCCATGGATGTGCATGCAAAAGCCTTTCTTGTTCCTGAATATGGTTATACCAGGCCCAAAAAGTCCAGGAAAAaatcttgatatatttttacgTCCATTAATAGACGAGTTGAAAATATTGTGGACAATTGGGGTGCAAGCTTATGACGTgtgcaaaaaacaaaattttaacatgAGAGCTGCTCTTTTATGGACAATCAGTGATTTCCCTGCAAATGCAATGGTATCTGGATGGAGCACTCATGGGTTGTTGGCATGTCCTTATTGTATGGAAAGGACAAAATCTTTCAGACTTCGTTATGGAAGGAAGGCATGTTGGTTTGATTGTCATCGTCAGTTTTTGCCTCCTGACCATCCTTATAGAAGACAAACCTATAAGTTTCGGAAGGGAAAATGTGAAAATGATTCTCCACCTATGCGCTTAACTGGAGAAGACATGCGACAAAGGGTGGATGAGCTTCCTGAAACTATTTTTGGAAAACCACCAGGTGGTACACACCCAATTGATGGATTTGGTAGGACACATAATTGGGTTAAAAGGAGCATATTCTGGGAGTTACCATATTGGCACACAAATCTTATCCGACATAATCTGGATGTCATGCATATCGAAAAAAACGTCTTTGATAATATCTTTAACACTATTATGGACGttaaagataaaacaaaagataatgtCAGATCTCGAAAAGATTTGGAGTTGTATTGTAGTCGTACTGAGATGCATTTGTTTGAAGGTGCAAATGGAAAAATCTACAAACCCAAGGCACCATATACTTTAACTAAAGCACAGAAGAAAGAATTGTGCTCTTGGATAAAATCTTTAAAGTTACCTGATGGGTATTCCTCAAACATTGCTCGTTGTGTGAATGAAGAGGAATGCAAATTTTATGGGATGAAGAGTCATGACTGTCATGTGTTCATGCAAAAATTACTCCCAATTGCATTTAGAGATCTACTACCGAAACCTATTTGGGAAGCACTGACTGAACTCAGCAGTTTCTTTAAGGATCTATGCGCAACTATATTACGTGTGGAGCACATGCAAAAACTTGAGAAGAACATTGTTGAGATATTGTGTAAGTTAGAGAAAATTTTTCCCCCAAGCTTCTTTGATTCTATGGAACATCTACCAGTTCACCTTGCGTATGAAGCTAAGGTTGGTGGACCTGTACAGTATCGATGGATGTATCCATTTGagaggtaatttttttaagttcaattatcttatataattagaaaatataagttatcttgtgtaaattaaaagtttaacaaattttagatTTCTATaccatttgaagaaaaaagttgaaaattgagCTCGAGTTGAAGCATCAATTGTTGAAGCGTATATGATTGAAGAAGTCTCAACATTTTGCTCTTCATATTTTGAACCACATGTAAAATCCAGATTAAATCAGGTTCCACGAAATGATGATGGAGGAATGATAGATTCTTGTGAAAGTCTATTTTCTACACATCCTGGACGACCACTTGGTAATAGAATTGCAGTTAGATATCTGGATGAGGATGAGATGAAGGCTGCACATAGATATGTCTTGATGAATTATGAGAAGATTGATCCATTCTTGCAGTGAGTGATCTAACTCGTGCATTATGTCTTCACAAATGTTTCTTATGACTTGTgtttataattaacatatgatCATCACAAATTCTGTAGGaaatttgatgaagaaaatagaaaacaatttCCAACAATAACTGACATGGAACTTGAAACATTGCGGGACACAGATTTTTCTCGGTGGTTACTTGCTCATGTAAGTAATAGATTACTTTCTAACAATGTATATATTAccatattgaaaattatgttattttatcaattattttttttcttagattCGAGATACACGTAACGAAGTTGACGACCTCATAAAAAAGTTGGCTCATGGTCCCAGTCGACGTGTTTCTTGCTATAAAGGGTACTTTGTGAATGGATTCAAATTCCACACTTTTGAGTACGGGCATTCTAAAGCAACATCAAATTATGGTGTATGTGTTTTGGGGAGTACCTACAATGAATATGAAATGGATTATTATGGAATTCTGGAAGAAATTATAGAATTGGAGTATTACGGGATAAGACGTGGGGTTGTCTTGTTTAAGTGTCATTGGTACGACACTTCTGATAAAGGGCTTAAGTGGCACACATCGGGTCTTGTGAAAATTAaccataatttgaaattaaaatcaaatgacCCTTTTATATTGGCCTCCCAAGCACAACAAGTCTACTTTACAAACTTTCCGAGCACCAAAAGAGAGAGACGTGATTGGTGGGCAGTATGCAAAGTAAAGGCTACCGGTAAATTTGACGTCCTATTAGCTGAAGGACAAGACGAGAATATTGAGCAAAGCGTTGATATTGCTTTTCAAGAGAATGAGACATCTGATCCACAccaaattttgattgaaactGATCGAGATGAGATCAATATTGTTTCGGACGGTGTGGTAGAAGAAGTAGATGCAAATGAATTTGAGGGACTTCAACATGGGGTAGATTTAAATGAAGTCATAATAGAGGATGAAGATCATTGGGAAGGCGAAGAATTCGAACCAGAAGATGATgagcaagaagaagaatatgatTCAAATGAAAGTGATGAGGATATGGACACTGTtcgtgtaattttatttatttaattctattgCTTTATATGCATTTTATATCAGCATTGTTTGTCATAGTAATCTCAATCTTAGAACttaatagttttttgtttttctttgacaC comes from Sesamum indicum cultivar Zhongzhi No. 13 linkage group LG10, S_indicum_v1.0, whole genome shotgun sequence and encodes:
- the LOC105173051 gene encoding dirigent protein 1-like; protein product: MGKLTIALMLGALAAALMNMLVLGSNAEVQRQRLNSCLGKERLTRLRFYLQDLVGGENKTVWRVAQCNLTDVLPSEFGTVSVLDNLVTTGPEIDSQEVGRMQGLIGLADLHEMALAMLLNIVFTEGEYKGSTLSILGRNNLYDEIREVPIVGGTGAFRMARGYVITRTYSTDETHFRSVYEYDLVIFHMDEDNDVTRLNSD
- the LOC110012720 gene encoding uncharacterized protein LOC110012720, with product MRAALLWTISDFPANAMVSGWSTHGLLACPYCMERTKSFRLRYGRKACWFDCHRQFLPPDHPYRRQTYKFRKGKCENDSPPMRLTGEDMRQRVDELPETIFGKPPGGTHPIDGFGRTHNWVKRSIFWELPYWHTNLIRHNLDVMHIEKNVFDNIFNTIMDVKDKTKDNVRSRKDLELYCSRTEMHLFEGANGKIYKPKAPYTLTKAQKKELCSWIKSLKLPDGYSSNIARCVNEEECKFYGMKSHDCHVFMQKLLPIAFRDLLPKPIWEALTELSSFFKDLCATILRVEHMQKLEKNIVEILCKLEKIFPPSFFDSMEHLPVHLAYEAKVGGPVQYRWMYPFERLNQVPRNDDGGMIDSCESLFSTHPGRPLGNRIAVRYLDEDEMKAAHRYVLMNYEKIDPFLQKFDEENRKQFPTITDMELETLRDTDFSRWLLAHIRDTRNEVDDLIKKLAHGPSRRVSCYKGYFVNGFKFHTFEYGHSKATSNYGVCVLGSTYNEYEMDYYGILEEIIELEYYGIRRGVVLFKCHWYDTSDKGLKWHTSGLVKINHNLKLKSNDPFILASQAQQVYFTNFPSTKRERRDWWAVCKVKATGKFDVLLAEGQDENIEQSVDIAFQENETSDPHQILIETDRDEINIVSDGVVEEVDANEFEGLQHGVDLNEVIIEDEDHWEGEEFEPEDDEQEEEYDSNESDEDMDTVRDGD